In Microvenator marinus, one genomic interval encodes:
- a CDS encoding AMP-dependent synthetase/ligase: MKTIVSLLEERVNDSPNAVALSYKGERTWESISWATWWERSERLAAYLIQEGLKPGDRVLILSRTRVEWLIADIGIMMAGGASVPVFPSLLSDACIEIAQDSGVSFLILEDRAQAEKLKDLDASIPRIGFELDATSTTLSAAEMRGQAVLSDEPEMVSSRRRRLSASDLASIVYTSGTSRRPLGVPLTHGNFAHEVEAISKLGIARSNDVQLLFLPLAHIFARVLYLCSIGLGMRTVVEGDPQKLIQTCVEARPTFFAGVPHIFEILRRRISTELEKSPLRGKVMGALPAFVTSSSMNPIRARFGGRLRFMISGGARLSPDTSEYFETLGIPLLEGYGLTEASGVATVNVPDERRIGSVGRPIPGTQVAIEEDGEILVRGPSCMHGYWGAAEEISVVDEQGWLRTGDLGFYDRDGFLFITGRKKDILVTSGGKNIAPSWIEAELKTRASIAEAILVGDGLPFIGALLVPDWEHLESVLNRKITEEERSGALPTRDVLSVVENDVQSVNEGLPPHERVKRFVFITALDLALDYTPTLKLKRDRVVELHRPQIDSLYRRER; encoded by the coding sequence ATGAAAACTATCGTTTCCCTTCTTGAAGAAAGGGTGAACGACTCACCCAACGCCGTCGCCCTGTCCTATAAGGGCGAGAGGACGTGGGAGTCGATTTCTTGGGCTACTTGGTGGGAGCGCTCTGAGCGGCTTGCCGCGTATCTGATTCAGGAAGGCCTCAAGCCAGGTGATCGCGTACTCATTCTCTCTCGAACCCGTGTAGAATGGTTGATCGCCGACATTGGAATCATGATGGCCGGCGGGGCAAGCGTGCCGGTTTTCCCAAGCCTTTTGAGCGACGCATGTATTGAGATTGCCCAGGATTCTGGGGTCTCATTTCTGATTCTTGAAGACCGGGCACAGGCTGAAAAGCTTAAAGACCTCGATGCATCGATTCCGAGAATTGGATTCGAGCTAGATGCAACATCAACCACGCTTTCAGCGGCCGAGATGCGAGGACAGGCGGTTCTTTCAGACGAACCCGAAATGGTCTCTTCAAGGCGCAGAAGGCTCAGTGCCTCGGATTTGGCGAGCATTGTTTATACGAGTGGGACAAGTCGACGCCCTCTCGGAGTACCGCTCACCCACGGCAATTTCGCTCATGAGGTTGAGGCTATCTCAAAGCTAGGGATTGCGCGGTCGAACGACGTTCAGCTGCTCTTCCTGCCGCTGGCTCACATCTTCGCGAGGGTGCTCTATCTGTGCAGTATCGGGCTCGGAATGCGTACCGTTGTGGAGGGCGATCCCCAGAAACTGATTCAAACGTGTGTGGAGGCCCGGCCGACTTTTTTCGCAGGGGTGCCACATATCTTTGAGATATTGCGACGTCGCATCAGCACGGAGCTCGAGAAGAGTCCGTTGAGAGGCAAAGTGATGGGGGCCTTGCCGGCCTTTGTGACTTCGAGTTCGATGAATCCCATTCGCGCGAGATTTGGTGGTCGACTTCGGTTCATGATCTCCGGTGGCGCACGTCTGTCTCCGGATACGTCTGAGTATTTTGAGACGTTGGGCATCCCACTTCTTGAGGGTTATGGACTAACCGAAGCAAGTGGCGTGGCGACGGTCAATGTTCCAGATGAACGTAGAATCGGAAGTGTAGGGCGGCCAATTCCAGGAACTCAAGTGGCCATCGAAGAAGACGGAGAAATCCTGGTCCGTGGTCCTTCCTGCATGCATGGCTATTGGGGAGCGGCTGAGGAGATTTCAGTCGTCGATGAGCAGGGCTGGTTGCGAACAGGGGATTTGGGCTTCTATGACCGAGACGGGTTCCTTTTCATCACCGGGCGAAAAAAGGATATTTTGGTCACTTCGGGCGGGAAAAATATCGCGCCGTCTTGGATTGAAGCAGAACTGAAGACGAGAGCAAGCATCGCCGAGGCCATTTTGGTGGGTGACGGATTGCCCTTTATCGGAGCTTTGCTCGTGCCAGATTGGGAGCATCTCGAGTCCGTGTTGAACCGCAAAATCACAGAGGAAGAACGAAGTGGCGCTTTGCCGACGCGAGACGTGTTGTCGGTCGTGGAAAATGACGTGCAGAGCGTGAATGAAGGCCTTCCACCACACGAGCGTGTCAAACGTTTTGTGTTCATCACGGCCCTCGATTTGGCTCTTGATTATACGCCTACGCTAAAGCTCAAAAGAGACCGTGTCGTCGAACTTCATCGACCTCAGATAGATTCACTTTATCGTCGCGAAAGATGA
- a CDS encoding PilZ domain-containing protein, with protein MNVDTLIRRSPKAKPMFGGFRRFNRHDLKTSVVVQDEEGWEIPLDSVNLSPTGMFVESDFLFEVGDRHILIFEAPDSGAWIRVEAKVIRVDSGEVDTRVSPPESMPSGMAYEFEAIEDASWSELCRILEA; from the coding sequence ATGAATGTAGACACGTTGATCCGAAGAAGTCCGAAAGCGAAGCCAATGTTTGGTGGGTTTCGTCGATTCAATCGACACGACCTTAAGACGTCGGTCGTAGTTCAGGACGAAGAGGGCTGGGAGATTCCATTGGATTCTGTGAACTTGAGCCCAACCGGCATGTTCGTTGAGTCCGACTTTCTATTCGAAGTTGGCGACCGCCACATTTTGATTTTTGAGGCGCCTGATAGTGGGGCGTGGATTCGCGTCGAGGCCAAGGTTATCCGAGTGGATAGCGGCGAAGTCGACACTCGCGTAAGCCCTCCAGAATCCATGCCATCGGGTATGGCTTACGAGTTCGAAGCGATTGAGGACGCCTCTTGGAGCGAACTCTGCCGGATTCTCGAGGCGTAA
- the dapF gene encoding diaminopimelate epimerase, producing the protein MSLEFVKMHGLGNDFVLVQGKRSDFSLEWVKRVCEPHFGVGADGVLFYSVETPRMEVVNADGSTPEMCGNGLRCVARWLNHHHGLPGTFVIQTDAGAKLCTVNPDGQVRIEMGEAKIRELRTHVGEVSLKGIFVDMGNPHFVVFSPDGDLVELGKAVNDGHKDFPNGVNLEFVDSESPERLVVRVWERGVGLTLACGTGACASAAAAWHLRGESTPLEVQLPGGILQIEHSEGQVLMTGPTQIVYTGALSASFNEEVEE; encoded by the coding sequence ATGTCCCTTGAGTTTGTGAAGATGCACGGGCTCGGGAATGATTTTGTGCTGGTCCAAGGCAAGCGAAGCGACTTCAGTTTGGAGTGGGTGAAAAGGGTGTGTGAGCCGCATTTCGGTGTGGGTGCCGATGGTGTTCTATTCTACTCGGTCGAAACCCCGCGAATGGAAGTGGTTAATGCCGATGGATCCACGCCAGAGATGTGCGGAAATGGCCTTCGGTGTGTGGCGCGGTGGCTCAACCATCATCACGGCTTACCGGGGACGTTTGTGATTCAGACGGATGCTGGAGCAAAGCTCTGCACCGTTAATCCAGATGGTCAGGTGCGAATCGAGATGGGAGAGGCGAAAATTCGCGAACTAAGAACACACGTGGGCGAAGTGAGTTTGAAGGGGATCTTTGTGGACATGGGGAACCCCCATTTCGTGGTCTTTTCTCCCGATGGCGATCTTGTTGAATTGGGAAAAGCAGTCAATGACGGTCACAAGGACTTTCCCAACGGAGTGAATCTCGAGTTCGTAGATAGCGAGTCTCCGGAACGACTTGTAGTGAGGGTTTGGGAACGCGGGGTTGGGCTTACGCTCGCCTGTGGCACGGGTGCTTGCGCGAGTGCGGCCGCTGCGTGGCATCTGCGAGGGGAATCGACGCCGCTCGAAGTTCAACTTCCCGGTGGAATTCTTCAAATTGAACACTCAGAAGGGCAAGTCCTGATGACAGGTCCCACACAGATAGTGTACACGGGGGCGCTTTCGGCGTCTTTCAACGAGGAAGTAGAGGAGTAG